One Kaistella polysaccharea DNA segment encodes these proteins:
- the secD gene encoding protein translocase subunit SecD produces MQGKGLITLVAIILGLICLNELLPTWYAGKIEKQATALAGDNQVKYQKELSRLSKDTLNLGFTKLYYSRAKEREMKLGLDLKGGINVLLEINQRDLVNDLTQYSTNPILLEALDRTDQAQKNSTRNYIDNFFIEFDAVNKEKGTSLKLADPEIFGNTNLTEIKYNTSDDQVKEIIRRKINAAEGSAYEVIRTRIDKMGVTQPNVQRVPGTGRISVEMPGIKDIDRVKKMLATSAKLQFWEVQTIQEVIPYLEQLSTVVAVKADSIGVPKNTNLMNMLQLNSLRASGVGNIKLSDTAAINKILNSKIAKNLRPANIKYTQFMWGYKPESGDENNLVLYAIRGNINQKAPVDGAVETARVNYDELGRVVVDMQMDSKGSKDWKALTAKNVNKSVAVSLDNVVYTAPNVVNEIPNGRTQISGNFSQEEAQDLVNVLGAGKLPASAKIVQADVVGPSLGQQSIDAGMLSFFIAFLVIVAYIIFYYGGAGIYAVIAMVINLFYIFGIMDSVDATLTLPGIAGIVLSMAMAVDTNVIIYERTKEELFAGKNILEAYKDGFKHALSAIIDGHSTTILTAIVLYIFGTGPIKGFAVTLIIGILMTFFTSVLLSRVMIFARLNKGKGLSVWTPPTKNLFRNVWIDFIGKRKYAYMISAFLTVASLISIAVNGFKYGIDFTGGRNFVVKFDKPVDATKTEEALIKMFATADGKLSAVEAKTFGTGNQLKISTDYLIDDESLKADQTIEQKLYEGLRQDLPANLTLQDFKSADKDHAGIVSSTKVGPTVADDIKTGGMFALIAALTGIFLYILMRFNKWQFSLGAIVGLAHDAIIILGVYSLLHKYMPFNMEINQDFIAAILTVLGYSINDTVIVFDRIREYLREKKSLTLAGLFDDSISSTLGRTFNTSFTTILVILAIFIFGGENLRGFMFALLLGIAFGTYSSIFISSAIAYDFLKGKGKEEKLHGRTSVDVEVIDKRTKK; encoded by the coding sequence ATGCAAGGAAAAGGACTTATTACGCTGGTTGCGATTATTCTGGGACTTATTTGTCTTAATGAATTGTTACCAACATGGTATGCTGGTAAAATCGAAAAGCAAGCAACTGCACTGGCCGGCGATAACCAAGTAAAATATCAGAAGGAACTCTCGCGCCTTTCAAAAGATACTTTAAATCTAGGATTTACGAAGCTGTATTATTCCAGAGCTAAAGAAAGAGAAATGAAGCTGGGTCTGGATTTGAAAGGAGGTATCAACGTACTTTTAGAAATCAACCAGAGAGATTTGGTTAATGATTTAACGCAATATTCTACAAACCCAATTCTATTGGAAGCTCTTGACCGAACTGATCAGGCGCAGAAAAACTCGACCAGAAATTATATCGATAATTTCTTTATTGAGTTTGACGCTGTAAATAAAGAAAAAGGTACGAGTCTTAAACTGGCTGATCCAGAAATTTTTGGAAATACAAACCTTACTGAAATAAAATATAACACTTCCGATGATCAGGTAAAAGAAATCATCCGTCGTAAAATAAATGCTGCTGAAGGATCTGCTTATGAAGTAATCAGAACCCGTATTGATAAAATGGGAGTTACACAGCCAAATGTGCAGCGTGTTCCCGGAACTGGTCGTATCTCTGTAGAAATGCCTGGTATTAAAGATATTGACCGCGTAAAGAAAATGCTTGCAACTTCTGCAAAATTGCAGTTTTGGGAAGTGCAAACTATTCAAGAAGTTATTCCTTATTTGGAGCAATTATCAACGGTGGTAGCAGTAAAAGCAGATTCAATCGGTGTGCCTAAAAACACAAACCTGATGAATATGTTGCAGTTAAATTCACTGCGTGCAAGTGGTGTTGGTAATATTAAATTATCGGATACTGCTGCGATCAATAAAATTTTAAATTCTAAAATTGCTAAAAATCTTCGTCCCGCAAATATTAAGTATACCCAATTTATGTGGGGTTACAAACCAGAATCTGGTGACGAGAATAATCTTGTACTTTATGCAATTCGCGGGAATATTAACCAAAAAGCACCTGTAGATGGAGCGGTTGAAACTGCGAGAGTAAATTATGATGAGTTAGGAAGAGTAGTGGTTGATATGCAGATGGATTCGAAAGGATCGAAAGACTGGAAAGCATTAACTGCGAAAAACGTAAATAAATCAGTAGCGGTTTCTTTGGATAACGTGGTTTACACTGCGCCAAATGTGGTGAATGAAATTCCGAATGGGAGAACCCAAATTTCTGGAAACTTCTCTCAGGAAGAAGCGCAGGATTTGGTAAATGTTTTAGGAGCCGGTAAACTTCCTGCAAGTGCTAAAATTGTACAGGCAGATGTTGTTGGACCTTCATTAGGACAACAGTCAATTGATGCTGGAATGCTTTCGTTCTTTATCGCTTTCCTTGTAATTGTTGCCTACATCATTTTCTATTATGGTGGAGCTGGAATTTACGCCGTAATCGCGATGGTCATTAACTTATTCTACATCTTTGGAATAATGGATTCTGTGGATGCCACCTTAACTTTGCCTGGTATTGCGGGTATTGTCCTCTCTATGGCGATGGCGGTGGATACCAACGTAATTATATATGAACGAACCAAAGAAGAACTCTTCGCCGGTAAAAATATTCTAGAAGCTTATAAAGACGGTTTCAAACACGCACTTTCTGCGATTATCGACGGTCACTCGACTACCATTCTTACTGCAATTGTTTTGTATATTTTCGGAACAGGACCGATCAAAGGATTTGCTGTAACCTTAATTATTGGTATTTTGATGACGTTCTTTACTTCTGTATTGTTGTCTAGAGTAATGATTTTTGCAAGATTGAACAAAGGAAAAGGACTTTCAGTTTGGACGCCTCCAACAAAGAATTTATTCAGAAATGTTTGGATTGATTTTATTGGAAAAAGAAAATACGCCTACATGATTTCTGCATTCCTTACCGTAGCAAGTTTAATTTCGATTGCGGTTAATGGATTTAAATACGGAATTGACTTTACAGGTGGCCGTAACTTCGTCGTAAAATTCGATAAACCTGTTGATGCCACGAAGACTGAAGAAGCATTAATTAAAATGTTTGCAACTGCAGATGGTAAATTATCAGCGGTAGAAGCGAAAACTTTCGGAACCGGAAACCAGTTAAAAATATCTACGGATTATTTGATTGATGACGAATCTTTGAAAGCAGATCAAACCATTGAACAAAAATTATACGAAGGATTACGACAAGATCTTCCAGCAAATTTAACGTTGCAGGATTTCAAATCTGCCGATAAAGATCACGCGGGGATTGTTTCTTCCACCAAAGTGGGACCGACCGTTGCTGATGATATTAAAACCGGTGGAATGTTTGCGTTGATCGCTGCATTAACTGGTATTTTCCTCTATATTTTGATGAGGTTTAATAAATGGCAGTTCTCCTTAGGAGCCATTGTCGGCCTGGCACATGATGCAATTATTATTCTTGGAGTTTATTCCTTGTTGCATAAATATATGCCGTTTAACATGGAGATTAATCAGGATTTCATTGCCGCCATCTTGACGGTTCTGGGTTATTCCATTAATGATACGGTGATTGTATTTGATAGAATTCGGGAGTATCTAAGAGAGAAGAAATCATTGACATTAGCTGGTCTTTTTGATGATTCAATTTCCAGTACTTTGGGTAGAACGTTTAATACCTCGTTTACAACGATTCTCGTAATCTTAGCCATCTTTATTTTCGGTGGTGAAAACTTAAGAGGATTTATGTTTGCGCTATTATTGGGTATTGCCTTTGGTACGTATTCTTCCATCTTTATCTCTTCCGCGATCGCTTATGATTTCTTAAAAGGAAAAGGAAAAGAAGAAAAACTACACGGCAGAACTTCCGTCGATGTAGAAGTTATTGATAAAAGAACTAAAAAATAA
- a CDS encoding bifunctional metallophosphatase/5'-nucleotidase has product MMKTQIPFYALIFALVLSSCKSVNTASTVPKDDGKITITFVQINDVYEIAPMQGGKIGGVARVATLKKQELTKNPNTVMVMAGDFLSPSVYNSLKYDGKRIRGRQMVESLNAAGLDLAVFGNHEFDIKEDELQDRINESTFKWIASNTFHKTATGVLPFVKITSSGKEPFPETYIMNIQDQDGTKAKIGFIGLTIPFNKADYVTYTDKFAAAEKLYNQLKNSCDAVVAITHLAVAQDSILARRLPGLALIMGGHEHDMQFKKIGDIYITKAHANAKSAYVNYLTIDVKNKTKSVIPELRMIDTSIAEDPATALVVKKWMNIGETNYEALGFNAQRVVREAGEPLDGREEMIRSGKTNLTRIIVSAMEKAVPTADVVLLNSGSIRVDDVLQMPITEYDIIRTLPYGGSIMEVDMKGSLLIKVLEAGRNNVGSGGFLQYSSAVNYNPATKIWTLKDAPIDLKKSYHVGLADFLMTGGEANMGFLNKDNPDISKIYPAPTSSSDIRSDSRLAIIKYLSEMGK; this is encoded by the coding sequence ATGATGAAAACACAAATTCCGTTTTATGCTTTAATTTTTGCATTGGTTTTATCTTCCTGCAAATCTGTAAATACAGCGTCAACTGTGCCTAAAGATGATGGTAAAATAACCATCACTTTCGTCCAAATCAACGACGTTTATGAAATTGCTCCCATGCAAGGCGGTAAAATTGGTGGAGTAGCGCGCGTAGCCACTTTGAAGAAGCAAGAACTCACCAAAAATCCCAATACGGTGATGGTGATGGCAGGCGATTTTCTAAGTCCGTCTGTTTATAACAGTCTGAAGTATGACGGCAAACGTATTCGCGGAAGACAAATGGTAGAATCCTTAAATGCTGCAGGTTTAGATTTGGCAGTTTTTGGAAATCATGAGTTTGATATTAAGGAAGATGAATTGCAGGACAGAATTAATGAGTCTACATTTAAGTGGATCGCTTCCAATACTTTTCACAAAACAGCTACTGGTGTTTTGCCGTTTGTAAAAATAACTTCCTCGGGCAAAGAACCTTTTCCTGAAACCTATATTATGAATATTCAGGATCAAGATGGTACCAAAGCAAAAATTGGATTTATCGGTTTGACCATTCCGTTTAATAAAGCAGATTACGTAACCTATACCGATAAATTTGCAGCTGCTGAAAAATTGTACAATCAACTCAAGAATTCCTGCGATGCAGTTGTCGCCATCACGCATCTTGCGGTAGCCCAAGATAGTATTTTGGCACGCCGATTACCAGGTTTAGCTTTAATTATGGGCGGGCACGAACACGATATGCAGTTTAAAAAAATAGGTGACATTTATATCACAAAAGCGCACGCCAACGCCAAGTCAGCTTATGTTAATTACCTCACGATTGATGTGAAAAATAAGACCAAATCTGTCATTCCAGAATTACGGATGATTGACACCTCCATTGCAGAAGATCCCGCGACAGCACTGGTGGTGAAAAAATGGATGAATATTGGGGAAACTAATTATGAAGCACTTGGTTTCAATGCGCAAAGAGTAGTCCGAGAAGCGGGCGAACCTTTAGATGGCCGCGAAGAAATGATCCGAAGTGGAAAAACAAACTTAACACGAATTATAGTTTCAGCGATGGAGAAAGCGGTTCCGACTGCTGATGTAGTGCTTCTTAATTCCGGCTCAATTCGCGTGGATGATGTTCTTCAAATGCCGATTACCGAATATGATATTATCCGAACTTTACCTTATGGTGGATCGATTATGGAAGTGGATATGAAAGGAAGTCTCCTCATTAAAGTTTTAGAAGCTGGCCGTAATAATGTTGGTTCCGGCGGTTTTCTTCAATATTCTTCCGCAGTCAATTATAATCCGGCAACGAAAATCTGGACTTTGAAAGACGCGCCAATTGATTTGAAAAAATCTTATCATGTAGGTTTAGCGGATTTCTTAATGACCGGTGGTGAAGCAAATATGGGCTTTTTAAACAAAGACAATCCTGATATTAGTAAAATTTATCCGGCGCCCACAAGTTCTTCTGATATAAGATCTGATTCAAGACTCGCAATCATTAAATATCTATCAGAAATGGGGAAATAA
- a CDS encoding NADP-dependent oxidoreductase, whose protein sequence is MKAFFITKYDKKTPLICGEIPLPILGENDVLIEMKAASLNPIDIKVKHGDMKIILSYKFPLILGNDGAGIVSKIGSKVTLFQPGDEVYFRPDKSSGIGTLAEFFALNENDVALKPKNLTMEEAASIPLVGLTCWQIFKRANLQKGQKVFIQAGSGGIGTFAIQLAKYLGLTVATTASTKNFEMLKNLGADILIDYKTQKFEDILKDYDLVLNTQDEETLIKSMSVLKPGGKIISISVTPDPQFAKEWGMNWIMRMGVKFMSAKVRRQAKKHQVDYSFLLMDSSGSQLEEIARLIEADLIKPVIDKIFPFEKTNEALAYLESGHAKGKVIVKVN, encoded by the coding sequence ATGAAAGCTTTTTTCATTACTAAATATGATAAAAAAACACCTTTAATCTGTGGTGAAATTCCATTGCCTATTTTAGGTGAAAATGATGTTTTAATTGAAATGAAAGCTGCCAGTTTAAATCCTATTGATATTAAAGTAAAGCATGGCGACATGAAAATAATTCTGTCCTATAAATTTCCTTTAATTTTAGGAAATGACGGGGCAGGAATTGTATCTAAAATTGGTTCGAAAGTAACACTTTTTCAACCTGGAGATGAGGTTTATTTCCGTCCGGATAAAAGTAGCGGTATTGGAACACTGGCCGAATTTTTCGCTTTAAACGAAAATGATGTCGCTCTAAAACCAAAGAATTTAACCATGGAAGAAGCTGCCTCAATTCCTTTGGTTGGCCTTACCTGTTGGCAGATTTTTAAAAGAGCGAATCTTCAGAAAGGGCAGAAGGTTTTCATTCAGGCCGGATCAGGCGGTATTGGAACTTTTGCAATTCAGCTTGCAAAATATCTAGGTTTAACGGTTGCTACAACGGCGAGCACCAAAAATTTTGAAATGTTAAAAAACCTCGGAGCTGATATCCTTATCGATTACAAGACTCAAAAGTTTGAAGATATTCTGAAAGATTACGATTTGGTTTTGAATACGCAAGATGAAGAAACATTAATAAAATCGATGAGCGTTTTAAAGCCAGGCGGAAAAATCATCTCTATTTCTGTAACGCCTGATCCCCAATTTGCCAAAGAATGGGGAATGAACTGGATCATGAGAATGGGCGTAAAATTTATGAGTGCTAAGGTTCGGCGACAGGCAAAAAAACATCAGGTTGATTATTCTTTTTTATTGATGGATTCCAGTGGAAGTCAGTTGGAAGAGATAGCGAGATTAATAGAAGCAGACCTTATAAAACCGGTTATTGACAAAATTTTTCCTTTTGAAAAAACCAATGAAGCTCTTGCTTATTTAGAAAGCGGTCACGCCAAGGGAAAAGTCATAGTGAAAGTGAACTAA
- a CDS encoding SDR family oxidoreductase, which yields MKDKDIIYGALRGKTVVITGGTSGVGRAAAEAFALEGCNIVIAARGQDGLDETVSLCHDLGVIGLGVPTDVSDAAQVQHLAEQALQFNGRIDIWVNNAGVMASGKFEDIPIETTDQVVKTNLLGYMHGAYAALPIFKKQKEGILINNVSIGGWMPAPYSTAYSSTKFGIRGMVEGLQGELSDEPNIHIVGLYPGIQRSTGNMHSAKYSGLDFKIPPFSVDPRDLAAQMVAAAKNPKKSIITDGYARMMKIMYGLFPETIINTASAALRFAMKPNAETDTDGNVKYPSKEPHRIYGELAIPVPSKKTQTIMMMATGFAIGFLFLNSGNKKKSGKNKAIK from the coding sequence ATGAAAGATAAAGATATCATATACGGCGCCTTGCGCGGTAAAACAGTTGTCATTACGGGTGGAACAAGTGGCGTTGGTCGAGCAGCAGCAGAAGCTTTTGCCTTGGAAGGATGCAATATTGTAATTGCGGCTCGCGGTCAGGACGGATTAGATGAGACGGTTTCCCTTTGTCATGATTTAGGTGTAATCGGCCTCGGCGTGCCAACCGATGTTTCCGATGCTGCGCAGGTACAACACTTGGCCGAGCAAGCTTTACAGTTCAACGGCAGAATTGATATTTGGGTGAATAATGCAGGTGTAATGGCAAGCGGTAAATTCGAGGATATTCCGATTGAAACCACAGATCAAGTTGTAAAAACAAATCTCTTAGGTTATATGCATGGCGCTTATGCAGCGTTACCTATTTTCAAAAAACAAAAAGAAGGAATATTAATAAATAATGTGTCTATTGGTGGCTGGATGCCAGCACCATATTCTACAGCGTACTCCAGTACCAAGTTTGGAATTCGCGGAATGGTTGAAGGACTTCAGGGAGAACTTTCCGATGAACCAAATATTCATATCGTAGGACTTTATCCTGGAATTCAAAGATCTACTGGAAATATGCATTCTGCAAAATACAGCGGTCTTGATTTTAAGATCCCACCCTTTTCTGTGGATCCAAGAGATCTTGCAGCTCAGATGGTTGCCGCCGCAAAAAATCCAAAGAAAAGCATTATCACCGACGGTTATGCGAGAATGATGAAAATCATGTACGGTCTTTTTCCCGAAACCATTATTAATACGGCTTCTGCGGCGCTTCGATTTGCAATGAAACCCAATGCAGAAACTGATACCGATGGAAATGTAAAATATCCCTCAAAAGAACCCCACCGGATTTATGGTGAACTTGCGATTCCTGTTCCATCGAAAAAAACGCAAACAATAATGATGATGGCGACAGGTTTTGCGATTGGATTTCTTTTTCTAAACTCCGGAAATAAAAAGAAATCAGGTAAAAACAAAGCTATTAAATAA
- a CDS encoding META domain-containing protein — translation MKKQSLFLLGFISLFLMSCMATVTGDQKKLYDNAWELEYITGPRITFQGLFPNEKPMIMFNKTPGTVTGTSGCNVYDTTYTLTGNMINIEKPTMATTAYCGDGEVVFLKTMEEVTKFRIESDGKLTLLMNDIPMMKFKKAMIN, via the coding sequence ATGAAAAAGCAAAGCTTATTTTTACTCGGATTTATTTCTCTTTTTTTAATGTCTTGTATGGCAACAGTCACAGGAGATCAGAAAAAACTGTATGATAACGCGTGGGAACTTGAATATATTACGGGACCAAGAATTACCTTTCAAGGATTATTTCCCAATGAGAAACCCATGATCATGTTCAATAAAACTCCCGGAACTGTTACCGGAACTAGCGGTTGTAATGTGTACGATACTACCTATACACTGACTGGAAATATGATTAATATTGAGAAACCAACCATGGCAACTACGGCATATTGTGGTGACGGTGAAGTTGTATTTTTGAAAACAATGGAGGAAGTGACCAAATTCAGAATTGAAAGCGATGGAAAATTAACATTGTTAATGAATGATATACCGATGATGAAATTTAAAAAAGCGATGATCAACTAA
- a CDS encoding GLPGLI family protein → MQKIKIFLILLLFSILGQAQNHRFIYEYSYIMDSLNRENIDKELMILDVTASGSKFYSKEKVIYDSLVEAKFKQAEMIKSSNINLSSIKNKSKVEYSVSKTYPDLKAIFHTKVDGSRYAVNDSKKMDWKILPDKMDIQGLTTQKAVTNYGGRKWTAWFTPEIQVQDGPYKFSGLPGLILRLEDDKADHVYQFVGSQKLAVLPNLTADEDEPEIEISPAQFTKVWKAYLQDPAKKIREMLMRSDTTIKVTDASGKELSQAEIIRSREQRAKEKMKKINNFPELDLYR, encoded by the coding sequence ATGCAAAAAATAAAAATATTCCTTATTCTTCTTCTCTTTTCAATACTTGGTCAGGCGCAAAATCATCGTTTTATTTATGAATATTCCTATATAATGGATTCTTTAAATCGAGAAAATATTGATAAAGAATTGATGATTTTAGATGTTACCGCTTCCGGTTCAAAATTCTACAGTAAGGAAAAGGTTATTTATGATTCGCTCGTGGAGGCGAAATTTAAGCAGGCAGAAATGATAAAGTCCAGTAATATCAATTTGTCTTCAATTAAAAATAAGTCGAAGGTTGAATACTCGGTTTCTAAAACATATCCCGACCTAAAAGCAATTTTCCATACGAAAGTGGACGGAAGTAGGTACGCTGTAAACGATTCAAAAAAAATGGACTGGAAAATTCTTCCGGATAAGATGGATATTCAAGGTTTAACTACGCAGAAAGCTGTTACTAATTATGGGGGAAGAAAATGGACCGCTTGGTTTACACCCGAAATTCAGGTGCAGGACGGACCTTATAAATTCAGCGGTTTGCCTGGTCTAATATTAAGACTTGAAGATGACAAAGCAGATCATGTTTATCAATTCGTCGGCAGTCAAAAACTTGCCGTTTTGCCTAATTTAACAGCTGATGAAGATGAACCTGAAATAGAAATTTCGCCCGCTCAGTTTACGAAAGTCTGGAAAGCTTATCTGCAGGATCCCGCAAAGAAAATACGGGAAATGTTAATGAGGAGCGATACCACGATAAAAGTAACTGATGCCAGTGGAAAAGAACTTTCGCAAGCGGAAATTATTAGAAGTAGAGAACAGCGGGCGAAGGAAAAAATGAAAAAAATAAATAATTTTCCCGAATTGGATCTTTATCGGTAA
- a CDS encoding L-lactate MFS transporter has translation MHRTDSNRWFIAITGTLLQVVLGTVYAWSFFQKPIMTEYGWTNVQTMWIFSIAILFLGLSAAVGGIILPRFGPQKLATIGVMLYGFGYLISAYAMSISNLPLFYLGFGVVGGIGLGLGYVTPVATVSKWFPDKKGLITGMVVMGFGIGALLMSKMIAPIFIKLTDGNMVHVFIYISIALFVIGIPAALSMKNPPVDFSPKGYISPADNLLNQKFENELTLKQSLFSSKFIGMWFVFFLNISAGIMFVSMQSPMIQDLFAQKDSTMTTESLAVAGASLIAVSSLFNGIGRFLWGGLSDKLGRIQVFRLILGSQILVFILLIFINNPYIFGALVCYILLCYGGAFGAMPSYILDVFHEKLMPVMYGVILTAWSFGGIVGPQVAAFIRDFYSSNPELIGSRTYLTGTLFLGIGFIITLRLSNKPITNS, from the coding sequence ATGCATAGAACAGACTCTAATCGATGGTTCATCGCAATAACGGGAACGCTGTTGCAAGTCGTTTTGGGAACGGTTTACGCCTGGAGTTTTTTTCAAAAACCCATCATGACCGAATATGGCTGGACCAATGTTCAAACGATGTGGATTTTCAGTATCGCTATTCTTTTTCTGGGTTTGTCTGCTGCGGTTGGTGGAATAATTCTGCCTCGTTTTGGACCTCAAAAACTCGCCACAATCGGCGTCATGCTTTACGGTTTCGGTTATTTAATCAGCGCTTATGCAATGTCCATCAGCAATTTGCCTCTTTTCTATCTTGGCTTCGGTGTCGTAGGTGGAATCGGTCTGGGCTTAGGTTATGTGACTCCAGTTGCAACTGTTTCAAAATGGTTTCCAGACAAAAAAGGTTTAATTACCGGAATGGTTGTAATGGGTTTTGGAATTGGCGCTTTGCTCATGTCGAAAATGATTGCGCCGATCTTTATAAAATTGACGGATGGAAATATGGTGCACGTTTTTATTTATATTTCAATTGCACTTTTTGTGATTGGGATTCCCGCAGCCTTATCCATGAAAAATCCACCCGTAGATTTCAGTCCTAAAGGTTATATCAGTCCTGCGGATAATCTTTTAAATCAGAAATTTGAGAATGAATTGACCCTAAAACAGAGTTTATTTTCTTCTAAATTCATCGGCATGTGGTTCGTCTTTTTTTTAAATATCTCAGCAGGAATTATGTTTGTCAGCATGCAGTCACCGATGATTCAGGATTTGTTCGCTCAGAAAGATTCAACCATGACTACAGAAAGTTTAGCAGTTGCAGGTGCATCGTTAATTGCGGTCAGTTCTTTATTTAATGGAATTGGGCGGTTTCTCTGGGGCGGCCTTTCTGATAAGCTGGGAAGAATTCAGGTTTTCCGCTTGATTTTAGGTTCGCAGATTTTGGTTTTCATTTTATTAATCTTCATCAACAATCCTTATATTTTCGGAGCTTTAGTATGTTATATATTACTTTGCTACGGCGGAGCATTCGGCGCAATGCCATCTTACATCCTTGATGTTTTCCATGAGAAATTAATGCCTGTAATGTATGGTGTTATTTTAACCGCTTGGTCATTTGGTGGAATTGTCGGGCCACAAGTAGCCGCTTTTATCCGTGATTTTTACAGCTCGAATCCAGAATTAATTGGGTCGAGAACGTATCTTACAGGAACGCTATTTTTAGGAATCGGATTTATAATTACCCTACGGCTAAGTAACAAACCCATTACGAATTCATAA
- a CDS encoding pyridoxal phosphate-dependent decarboxylase family protein, with amino-acid sequence MNTDEILLKLTELNKTSQLLETPESERLEMIENVTDYANQFIAGLSSVKAFQDKEATSLEITNQKRSLPELLDLYQKQVAETGINAASGKHLGYIPGGGVFTAALADFIAAITNPYASVHYASPGAATIENEVINWLKNVFSFPESSVGCLSSGGSISTLIAFTAARDHHKVKNELIPKNVVYLSEQVHHSTQKALRIIGLEDIVIRYISLDSHHKIKTDSLEELIQKDIAAGLQPFMVVATAGTTDTGAIDPLDEIADIAQNYKMWFHVDAAYGGFFILTSKKELFKGIERADSMIIDPHKGLFLPYGVGAVLIKNSTAVLHSNYYTANYMQDGAQEEMLKSPANVSPELTKHFRGLRVWLPLQMHGIEPFIACLEEKLLLVQYFRNQLAELGFCLGPDPDLSVSYFWYPFENEADEKNKRLMDAIHADGSVFLSSSIIDNRFVIRIAILAFRTKKEIIDEAVEMIKNCLAKVK; translated from the coding sequence GTGAATACCGACGAAATATTATTAAAACTAACCGAATTAAATAAGACCAGTCAATTACTCGAAACGCCCGAATCCGAACGTTTAGAAATGATTGAAAACGTAACCGATTACGCCAATCAATTTATCGCTGGACTTTCTTCTGTTAAAGCGTTTCAAGATAAAGAGGCCACGTCTTTAGAAATAACAAATCAAAAAAGATCGCTCCCAGAACTTCTCGATTTGTATCAAAAGCAAGTTGCAGAAACCGGCATCAACGCAGCCTCGGGAAAACATCTCGGTTATATTCCGGGCGGTGGCGTTTTTACTGCAGCACTGGCTGATTTTATTGCTGCCATTACCAATCCATATGCCAGCGTTCATTATGCGTCTCCCGGTGCAGCAACGATTGAAAATGAAGTCATTAATTGGCTAAAAAACGTCTTCTCATTTCCCGAAAGTTCCGTCGGTTGCTTGTCTTCTGGAGGTTCCATTTCTACCTTGATTGCATTCACTGCCGCACGAGATCACCATAAAGTGAAGAATGAACTTATACCAAAAAACGTGGTTTATTTAAGTGAACAGGTTCATCATTCCACGCAAAAAGCCTTACGAATTATCGGATTGGAAGATATTGTTATTCGTTATATTTCTCTGGATTCTCATCATAAAATTAAAACAGATTCTCTAGAAGAACTCATTCAAAAAGATATCGCTGCTGGACTTCAACCTTTCATGGTCGTTGCGACCGCGGGAACTACTGATACCGGGGCGATTGATCCTTTAGACGAAATTGCCGACATCGCACAAAATTACAAGATGTGGTTTCATGTAGATGCGGCTTACGGTGGATTTTTCATCCTGACTTCTAAAAAAGAACTCTTCAAAGGAATCGAAAGAGCAGACTCTATGATTATCGATCCGCACAAAGGATTGTTCCTGCCGTACGGTGTTGGGGCGGTTTTGATTAAAAACAGTACTGCCGTTTTACACTCCAATTATTATACGGCGAATTATATGCAAGATGGAGCACAAGAAGAAATGCTGAAGAGTCCCGCCAATGTTTCCCCCGAATTGACCAAACATTTCCGTGGACTTCGCGTTTGGTTGCCTTTGCAAATGCATGGGATTGAGCCTTTTATCGCGTGTTTGGAGGAGAAATTATTACTCGTTCAATATTTTAGAAATCAATTGGCAGAACTCGGTTTTTGTTTAGGACCAGATCCCGATTTGTCGGTCAGTTATTTTTGGTATCCTTTCGAAAATGAGGCTGATGAAAAAAATAAACGACTGATGGATGCAATTCACGCGGACGGTTCTGTCTTTTTATCTTCCTCAATCATCGATAATCGTTTCGTTATTCGGATTGCGATTTTGGCTTTTAGAACGAAGAAAGAGATTATTGACGAAGCTGTAGAAATGATTAAAAATTGTTTGGCGAAAGTAAAATAG